TTTCAAGATTAAAGCAAACATAAACGAATGCTTTTTTTTGCTCTATTGATTAGTTTTGTTTAACTTAAGGGCTATTTTTCAAAATAAATAAACTTACTAATATAGTTGTTTATTGTGATGGTTTCAATGCTCATAAGAAATCGTTGCTTTATCTTTTTTTTTGATAAGTATTTCTTACCCCCTAAGCAAAAATGACGTGTTAACTTAGGTAGAGTCAAAATTTATTAAAGAATGTAAACATTCCATCATCTAGGAGTAGGAAACAAGATAAACCCCTTACGGGGGTTGCGATCTAATTCAATCAAGAAAAAAACTATGCTTACAAACACTTGGAACAACGCTGTTAGATCAGCCATCACAATTATTTTAGGAGTATCTGGTTTAGCGATCGCTCCTAACGTAAGAGCTAATACGGCGAATTTCTCTGAGCAAAATACAGCAGGTACTTCTCAGGTCAATAACCCTGTTGCTGTACAACTAAACGACACTATACAAGAATTTTTAACCAGCAAACTTTACTCCCATCAGTGGCAATCTCAACAAGCCGTAACTCTACATTTCCAAAATATTCCCTTACTAACCTTTGTGGGTAATGATCAAGGGGAAATCAATGCCAGGGCCAGAGAATTTGCTTCTCGTCTCGATCAACTCCATCAACAACAGGCCGATGCTAATAAAATTGCGGTGCGCTGGGATAGTCAAAGGGCAGAACATTTGATCCAATACGATCAAGAAGATCTCATTGCCCTCAACGATGGAACTATTTTGCCTGATTCCACAACCAATGCTCAAAATGACGCTTTACAGGCTACTAATAGATTACGTAGATTATTAGGCAATGCCGAGCCTATCACTTCTATCATTGATCAACCTGAACAAGTTATTGCTAGTGGTGCTGGAGTGAAGGGTTCTACAGGTAGAGTCATTAGAGGTATTGCTTCTTGGTATGGTCCTGGTTTCCATGGTCGTAGAACGGCTAATGGGGAAAGATTTAACCAAAATGCCTTAACCGCCGCCCATCGTAGCTTACCTTTTGGTACTCGTGTGAAGGTTACTAATGTAAGTAATGGTCGCTCTGTGGTGGTGAGAATTAATGACCGTGGCCCTTTTACTGGTGGACGGGTAATTGATTTGGCGGCGGGAGCTGCTCAGGCCATCGGTTTGAAAAGTCGGGGAGTAGGCCCTGTGACGATTCAGGTATTAGGTCGTTAGTTATCCTTTCTTAAAATCCCCTTAGGGGGATTTTTTGTTTAAGATTATTTTAAGATTCTACGAGGGTGGACAGCGCAATGATCATAGTAGTTTAATCTCGAAATTTCTAGCACCATGGAATTATATTTCATACAATGATTAAGCAAGGCTGCCTTTCTTTTAACTACTTTAATATTCAAAATGAGTGACAATCAAGAAAATGTAGAATCTTTAAGTCGCATTCAAATTTTAGTTTTCATGGGGATAACTGCGGTTATTTTTCTACTCATTGCCCAGATTTGGCATCGGGCAGGGTCGATCGCCCTTATCCCTATACAATTTAATTTATCAGCTATCATCACGGGAGCATTATTAGCTACAGGAATATTATTAGCTAGTGTGGTGTTAAGCAAATGTTGGACTCCCTACCGCATCAGTGCTGAAAAATATATGAATCTCATTATTTCTCCTTTACTCTTACCTGATTTGATTTGGGTGGGTTTATTACCCGGGTTAAGTGAAGAATTATTATTTAGGGGGGTAATGATTCCGGCTTTTGGTTATGGTTATGGTGCGATCGTTATTTCCAGCATTCTTTTTGGAGTCCTACACCTGAGCGATGCCCAAAACTGGCATTATGTATTATGGGCAACCATCATCGGCTCTATTCTCGGATACAGCGCCTATGCCACTGATAACCTCTTAGTACCCATTACCGCTCATATCTTAATCAACTTTAGCTCTAGTTTGCTCTGGAAATTAAACCATAACAGAAAGTTACAATAGTTAGTATTAATGAATAACTATTAAATAGAGAATGCAACTACACCAATCCACCTGGCAAGAAGTAGAAATATATTTATCCCAATCTAAAGGCATTATCATCCCCATTGGTTCTACCGAACAACACGGCCCCACAGGATTAATAGGCACTGACGCCATTTGTGCAGAAAAAGTAGCCCATGGAGTAGGTGAAGAAACATCCGCCATGGTAGCGCCCACCATTAACGTAGGCATGGCATTACATCATACCGCCTTCCCCGGCACCATTAGCCTACGCCCTAGTACCCTCATTTTATACGTCAAAGACTACTTAACATCCCTTGCGAGGGCAGGGTTCAAGCATTTCTTTTTTATTAATGGTCATGGGGGTAATATCGCCACCCTCAAAGCCACTTTTTCCGAGTGTTATGATCATTTTGCTACCCTCAATATTCCAGATCATGACAAAATAAAATGTACCGTGGCTAACTGGTTTATGGTTAGGGATGTCTATATGTTAGCAAAAGAATTATACGGCGATCAAGAAGGTTCTCACGCTACCCCCTCAGAAGTGGCTTTAACTCAGTTTGTGTATCCCGAGATGATCAAGACAGCACCCTTAGATAAAGACGTAGCCAAAGGGCATCCCA
The sequence above is a segment of the Cyanobacterium stanieri LEGE 03274 genome. Coding sequences within it:
- a CDS encoding septal ring lytic transglycosylase RlpA family protein, producing MLTNTWNNAVRSAITIILGVSGLAIAPNVRANTANFSEQNTAGTSQVNNPVAVQLNDTIQEFLTSKLYSHQWQSQQAVTLHFQNIPLLTFVGNDQGEINARAREFASRLDQLHQQQADANKIAVRWDSQRAEHLIQYDQEDLIALNDGTILPDSTTNAQNDALQATNRLRRLLGNAEPITSIIDQPEQVIASGAGVKGSTGRVIRGIASWYGPGFHGRRTANGERFNQNALTAAHRSLPFGTRVKVTNVSNGRSVVVRINDRGPFTGGRVIDLAAGAAQAIGLKSRGVGPVTIQVLGR
- a CDS encoding CPBP family intramembrane glutamic endopeptidase, producing the protein MSDNQENVESLSRIQILVFMGITAVIFLLIAQIWHRAGSIALIPIQFNLSAIITGALLATGILLASVVLSKCWTPYRISAEKYMNLIISPLLLPDLIWVGLLPGLSEELLFRGVMIPAFGYGYGAIVISSILFGVLHLSDAQNWHYVLWATIIGSILGYSAYATDNLLVPITAHILINFSSSLLWKLNHNRKLQ
- a CDS encoding creatininase family protein, encoding MQLHQSTWQEVEIYLSQSKGIIIPIGSTEQHGPTGLIGTDAICAEKVAHGVGEETSAMVAPTINVGMALHHTAFPGTISLRPSTLILYVKDYLTSLARAGFKHFFFINGHGGNIATLKATFSECYDHFATLNIPDHDKIKCTVANWFMVRDVYMLAKELYGDQEGSHATPSEVALTQFVYPEMIKTAPLDKDVAKGHPIYGATNFRRCYPDGRMGSNPSLATPEHGQRFYELAVKNLAQSYLEFIS